One window of Nitrospira sp. genomic DNA carries:
- a CDS encoding FAD-dependent oxidoreductase, with protein MPETLSVQCCIAGGGPAGMMLGLLLARAGVSVVVLEKHADFLRDFRGDTLHPSTLEIMHELGLLERFLRLPHQKVMRINARFGDLEFTVADFSHLPTQCRYVAFMPQWDFLNFLVEVGSGYPSIHVRMSAEVTDVIETGGSVVGLRAETPKGPLNVRASLVVGADGRYSVVRKRAGLSVEEFGAPMDVLWFRLSRNPEDPVDPMGRFDAGRIFIMLNRGDYWQCGFVIAKGTLGEIRAQGLPLFRDSVAKLAPFAADRVHELQDWEPIKLLTVQVDRLRQWYKPGLLCIGDAAHAMSPVGGVGINLAIQDAVAAANLLWQPLREGRVTEADLAKVQARRVWPTQLTQRAQLIIQNRVIRPVLDSKGPLPPPCAVRLLARFPFLRRIPARMIGLGVRPEHVRTAVY; from the coding sequence ATGCCTGAAACCCTGTCGGTCCAGTGTTGCATTGCCGGAGGAGGTCCTGCCGGGATGATGCTGGGGCTCCTGCTGGCCCGGGCCGGCGTCTCGGTGGTTGTCCTGGAAAAGCACGCGGATTTTCTCAGGGATTTTCGCGGCGACACCTTGCACCCCTCAACGTTGGAAATCATGCACGAGTTGGGCCTACTCGAACGATTCCTGCGATTGCCTCACCAAAAGGTGATGCGGATCAACGCGCGGTTCGGAGATCTGGAATTCACGGTGGCGGATTTCTCTCATCTGCCGACCCAATGCCGTTACGTGGCCTTCATGCCACAGTGGGACTTTCTCAACTTTCTCGTGGAGGTGGGGAGCGGGTATCCAAGTATTCACGTCCGAATGAGTGCGGAAGTGACGGATGTGATCGAGACCGGAGGTTCAGTCGTAGGGCTTCGCGCTGAAACGCCGAAGGGGCCGCTGAACGTTCGGGCCTCGCTCGTTGTGGGGGCCGACGGCCGATACTCTGTTGTCCGCAAGAGAGCGGGGCTTTCTGTAGAAGAATTCGGTGCTCCGATGGATGTGCTCTGGTTCCGACTGTCACGCAATCCCGAGGACCCGGTCGATCCGATGGGCCGTTTCGATGCCGGCCGGATCTTCATCATGTTGAACCGAGGTGACTACTGGCAGTGCGGCTTCGTCATTGCCAAGGGAACACTGGGCGAAATTCGAGCGCAAGGCCTCCCGCTGTTCCGCGACAGTGTGGCGAAGTTGGCCCCGTTTGCCGCAGACCGCGTACACGAGCTACAAGACTGGGAACCGATCAAACTGCTGACCGTACAAGTCGATCGGTTGCGGCAGTGGTATAAGCCTGGGCTGCTCTGTATCGGAGATGCGGCTCACGCCATGTCGCCGGTCGGGGGAGTCGGAATCAACCTGGCGATTCAGGATGCGGTGGCGGCGGCTAATCTGTTATGGCAACCATTGCGTGAAGGGAGAGTGACCGAGGCGGATTTGGCCAAGGTGCAGGCCCGCCGTGTGTGGCCTACTCAGCTGACTCAACGGGCCCAGCTCATTATCCAGAACCGTGTCATCAGGCCTGTGTTGGATAGCAAGGGTCCGCTGCCGCCTCCTTGTGCCGTCCGGCTTCTGGCACGGTTCCCCTTTCTACGCCGTATCCCCGCCAGGATGATCGGGCTTGGAGTCCGACCTGAGCATGTACGGACGGCGGTGTACTGA
- the dapF gene encoding diaminopimelate epimerase → MKNGFFRGHGLGNDYLVVDPKEMTVKLTAKNIKTICNRNWGVGSDGILALVPSKKADFGLRIFNPDGSEAEKSGNGLRIFARYLHATGKTKKKHFTVETRGGLVTIDLHLDRLGDASAATVEMGIATFKPDALPCSLDVPELIQQPIEAAGRALTFTGVSVGNPHCIVFKPAGESWSREELVALGPALENHELFPKRTNVQLAVPTGPKEISILIWERGAGETQASGSSSCAAASAAVRLGLVRSPVTVKMPGGVLNIDVAPDFSLTMKGPVAEVARGALSPSFVRGLK, encoded by the coding sequence ATGAAGAACGGTTTTTTTCGAGGACATGGGCTCGGCAATGACTATTTAGTAGTGGATCCCAAGGAAATGACCGTTAAATTGACTGCCAAGAACATCAAAACTATTTGCAACCGCAACTGGGGAGTAGGCAGTGACGGGATTTTAGCCTTGGTCCCCTCTAAGAAGGCCGATTTCGGACTGCGCATTTTCAACCCGGATGGCAGCGAGGCGGAAAAATCGGGGAACGGCCTCAGAATCTTTGCGCGCTATCTCCACGCGACCGGTAAAACGAAGAAGAAGCATTTCACAGTCGAGACCAGGGGTGGCCTCGTCACAATCGACCTGCACCTCGATCGGCTCGGGGATGCGAGCGCGGCAACCGTTGAGATGGGGATCGCCACGTTCAAACCGGATGCTCTCCCCTGTTCACTTGACGTGCCCGAGTTGATTCAGCAGCCGATCGAAGCAGCCGGACGAGCCCTGACTTTTACCGGCGTGAGCGTCGGCAATCCCCATTGTATCGTCTTCAAGCCCGCCGGAGAATCCTGGTCCCGGGAAGAACTCGTGGCGTTGGGGCCGGCCCTAGAAAACCACGAGCTGTTTCCTAAACGGACGAACGTGCAGCTGGCTGTTCCAACCGGACCTAAGGAAATCTCCATTCTGATTTGGGAGCGTGGCGCAGGCGAGACGCAGGCCTCTGGCTCTTCATCCTGCGCTGCTGCCAGCGCCGCGGTACGCCTAGGACTCGTGAGGAGCCCCGTCACCGTGAAGATGCCGGGTGGGGTTCTGAATATCGATGTGGCTCCAGACTTCAGCCTCACCATGAAAGGGCCGGTGGCCGAAGTCGCGCGAGGCGCGCTGAGCCCCTCGTTCGTGCGCGGGCTCAAGTAG
- a CDS encoding PAS domain S-box protein, with protein sequence MDDPLDSAQDLSTELQQLRCSVLELQRELLTQKSKETKPVTSLAHFTALSHMLESALLFENAARRITFINETFCAMFDISEPDSLIGLDSRAAIERVQAFCADPTRFLSQIERVVGGQVPLNGEEIRLADGRWLVQDYAPVMVDGTCAWHVWSYRDITERKRTKIALSESESRFRMMEDTAQVLIWVAGPDKLCTYFNQGWLDYTGRTLEQELGNGWAEGVHPDDLARCLKTYEEAFDRREPFQMEYRLRKANGEYGWILDSGTPRRLPNGGFAGYISSGIDITEQKQAQAVLESIVRGTASVTGEEFFQVLVQQLAATLDARFSLVTKLVGGSRTRLRTLAVWHGAGPGRNFEYDTRGTPCEVVLAQGSACYLTGVCALFPDDQDLVKLEAEGYLGHVLRDAQGVPIGHLCVVTKAPLRIGDQGLSIMAVFAARAAAELERKQAEETLRRSYEERERISHDLHDGILQSLYAIGLGLEAMKRRVKPATRVLLEQLDDSIMQLNALVREVRGFITHMTMPAEDTWDITQTLQALRGAFAATEAGDIAIQVEPAVAASFSSEQSAHLVKFVREALSNSMRHAHAARRSVTLGRSRKGIRLEIRDDGVGFRVSQRRGVGMGLSTMQARAKKLGGRLSIISRPGRGTRVALDLPRNPPSS encoded by the coding sequence ATGGACGATCCGCTCGACTCCGCACAAGACCTCTCCACCGAACTCCAACAGCTACGCTGCTCCGTCCTTGAGCTCCAACGAGAGCTGCTGACGCAGAAGAGCAAGGAGACCAAACCGGTAACCTCGCTGGCACACTTCACGGCGCTGTCCCATATGCTGGAATCGGCCCTCCTCTTCGAAAACGCCGCGCGGCGGATTACCTTCATCAACGAAACATTCTGCGCGATGTTCGACATCTCCGAGCCCGACTCCCTCATCGGCCTGGACAGCCGGGCCGCCATCGAGCGGGTCCAAGCTTTCTGTGCGGACCCGACCCGCTTTCTGTCCCAAATCGAGCGCGTGGTGGGCGGGCAGGTGCCGCTCAATGGCGAAGAGATCCGACTCGCAGACGGTCGATGGCTGGTGCAGGATTATGCCCCCGTCATGGTGGACGGGACCTGCGCGTGGCATGTCTGGAGCTATCGGGACATCACTGAGCGCAAGCGGACGAAGATAGCCCTGAGTGAGAGCGAATCGCGGTTCAGGATGATGGAGGATACCGCGCAGGTTCTGATCTGGGTGGCAGGTCCCGACAAGCTCTGTACCTATTTCAACCAGGGCTGGCTCGATTATACGGGCCGGACGTTGGAGCAGGAACTCGGCAACGGCTGGGCCGAGGGCGTGCACCCGGACGATCTTGCCCGCTGTCTGAAAACCTACGAAGAGGCCTTCGATCGCCGGGAACCCTTCCAGATGGAATACCGCCTGCGCAAGGCGAACGGCGAGTATGGATGGATTCTCGATAGCGGCACCCCTCGCCGGCTCCCGAACGGCGGGTTCGCCGGCTACATCAGCTCCGGCATCGACATCACTGAACAGAAGCAGGCGCAGGCGGTGCTGGAAAGCATCGTGAGGGGAACGGCTTCCGTGACGGGCGAGGAGTTTTTCCAGGTCCTGGTGCAGCAGCTCGCCGCAACGCTGGATGCCCGCTTCTCTCTCGTCACCAAGCTGGTCGGCGGGTCACGAACCAGGTTGCGCACCCTCGCTGTGTGGCATGGCGCTGGCCCCGGACGGAATTTCGAATACGACACGCGCGGCACTCCTTGTGAAGTCGTACTCGCACAGGGCTCTGCCTGTTATCTGACGGGGGTCTGCGCGCTGTTTCCCGACGATCAGGATCTGGTCAAGCTGGAGGCGGAAGGGTATCTTGGGCATGTGCTGCGCGACGCACAAGGCGTGCCGATCGGACATCTCTGCGTGGTGACGAAGGCACCGTTGCGGATCGGAGACCAAGGCTTGTCCATTATGGCGGTCTTTGCCGCCCGCGCCGCGGCGGAACTCGAGCGCAAGCAGGCCGAAGAGACGCTGCGCCGATCGTATGAGGAGCGCGAGCGGATCAGCCACGATTTGCACGACGGTATCCTGCAATCGCTCTATGCGATCGGGCTGGGGTTGGAAGCGATGAAACGACGTGTGAAACCCGCCACGCGAGTCCTGCTTGAGCAGCTGGACGACTCCATCATGCAGCTCAATGCCTTGGTGCGGGAAGTCCGTGGTTTCATCACCCACATGACGATGCCCGCCGAGGATACCTGGGACATTACCCAGACGCTTCAGGCGTTGAGGGGAGCCTTCGCTGCGACGGAGGCCGGCGACATCGCCATCCAGGTCGAACCTGCCGTCGCCGCTTCGTTCTCATCTGAGCAATCTGCCCACCTGGTGAAGTTCGTCAGGGAGGCGCTGAGCAACAGCATGCGGCATGCGCACGCCGCGCGCCGGTCCGTCACGCTGGGCCGGTCTCGCAAAGGGATTCGCCTGGAAATTCGCGACGACGGCGTCGGTTTTCGCGTGAGCCAGCGTCGAGGGGTCGGCATGGGATTGTCCACGATGCAGGCGCGGGCGAAAAAACTGGGAGGCCGTCTCTCCATCATCTCGCGACCGGGACGCGGCACGCGCGTGGCGCTCGATCTCCCCCGCAACCCGCCTTCATCATGA
- the uvrC gene encoding excinuclease ABC subunit UvrC, giving the protein MTLDVLQSKLAHLPGSPGVYLFKSEQGEIIYIGKAAVLADRVRSYFQKGADHNPKTSLLVSHIADVETMVTRSELEALILESNLVKRHKPRFNIVLRDDKQYPYVRLPIKEDFPRLSIVRRVQKDGALYYGPYTPANALRETLKVIKHVFPLATCTIDIDGTAARACIEFEIKRCMAPCTGNQSKEEYHQIVKQVRQFLEGRDRELLDDLRARMEAAAEREEFEEAARLRDRLFKIERMLEKQRITQTSATDQDVIGLARQGSAVDLQILFVRGGLLIGRKDFFWPQSAAVADEELVHSAIEQFYNKDGQPPREVLVPTDIEDAALIQQWLSDKRGESVHVRSPERGAKHQLVLLAEENAAAAVADHLRDEELDRQAGEELKRLLRLVHAPRRIEGFDISNTMGNQSVASMVVWEDGQMKKADYRRFKIQTVTGANDFASMKEVVTRRYGREENLAQPDLILIDGGLGQLAAALEGLKEAGRQGLPILGLAKARGDKEERVFLAGRKNPIVLKPQSPSTHLLQRIRDEAHRFAITFHRKLRGKSLVGSKLDQVIGIGEIRRNQLLEKFGSLDNLASASDEALREAGLTAKTVSNLRRTLDK; this is encoded by the coding sequence ATGACGCTCGACGTTCTCCAATCCAAACTCGCCCATCTGCCCGGTAGTCCCGGCGTCTACCTCTTCAAGAGCGAGCAAGGAGAGATCATTTACATCGGAAAAGCCGCGGTGCTCGCAGATCGCGTCCGATCCTATTTCCAGAAGGGAGCGGACCACAACCCCAAGACCAGTCTTCTCGTCAGCCACATCGCCGACGTAGAGACGATGGTGACCCGATCCGAGCTCGAAGCACTGATTCTTGAGAGCAACCTGGTCAAGCGGCACAAACCCCGCTTCAACATCGTGCTGCGGGACGACAAGCAGTACCCCTATGTGCGGCTGCCCATCAAAGAAGATTTTCCCCGGCTCTCGATCGTGCGCCGCGTGCAAAAAGACGGGGCGTTGTACTACGGCCCCTATACACCGGCGAACGCACTTCGGGAGACGTTGAAAGTCATCAAACATGTCTTCCCCCTTGCCACGTGTACGATCGATATCGACGGGACCGCCGCCCGCGCCTGCATCGAATTTGAGATCAAGCGGTGCATGGCGCCCTGCACCGGCAATCAGTCGAAGGAGGAGTACCATCAGATCGTCAAACAGGTCCGCCAATTTCTGGAGGGCCGGGATCGCGAATTGCTGGACGATCTCCGTGCCCGCATGGAAGCGGCGGCGGAGCGGGAAGAGTTCGAAGAGGCAGCCCGACTGCGTGACCGCCTCTTCAAGATCGAACGGATGCTGGAAAAGCAGCGGATCACGCAGACCTCGGCAACCGATCAGGACGTGATCGGCTTAGCCAGACAAGGTTCGGCGGTGGACCTCCAGATTCTGTTCGTGCGCGGCGGCCTGCTGATCGGACGGAAAGATTTCTTCTGGCCTCAGTCGGCTGCGGTGGCTGACGAGGAGCTGGTGCATTCCGCCATCGAGCAGTTCTACAACAAGGACGGGCAGCCACCGAGAGAAGTCCTCGTCCCGACCGACATCGAGGACGCCGCGCTGATTCAACAATGGCTCTCCGACAAGCGAGGCGAATCCGTTCATGTCCGTTCGCCTGAGCGAGGCGCCAAGCATCAACTCGTCCTCTTAGCTGAAGAGAATGCAGCGGCGGCGGTCGCCGATCACTTGCGGGACGAGGAACTTGACCGGCAAGCCGGTGAGGAACTGAAACGGCTGCTGCGTCTGGTGCACGCTCCTCGCCGGATTGAAGGGTTCGACATCTCTAATACGATGGGGAACCAATCAGTGGCCTCGATGGTCGTCTGGGAAGACGGACAGATGAAGAAGGCGGACTATCGGCGGTTCAAAATCCAAACGGTGACGGGGGCCAATGACTTCGCAAGTATGAAAGAGGTCGTCACACGTCGCTACGGGCGGGAGGAGAACCTCGCTCAGCCGGATCTGATTCTCATCGACGGCGGGTTAGGCCAGCTGGCTGCCGCTCTGGAGGGGCTCAAAGAAGCCGGACGCCAAGGTCTACCGATCCTTGGGCTGGCCAAGGCCCGCGGTGACAAGGAGGAGCGTGTCTTTCTGGCCGGAAGAAAGAACCCGATCGTGCTCAAGCCGCAATCTCCTTCCACCCATCTACTCCAACGCATTCGTGACGAAGCCCATCGTTTCGCGATCACGTTCCATCGCAAGCTGCGCGGCAAATCACTGGTCGGCTCCAAACTGGATCAGGTCATCGGAATCGGTGAGATTCGGCGCAATCAGCTGTTGGAGAAATTCGGCAGTCTTGACAACCTGGCCTCGGCCAGCGACGAAGCCCTACGGGAAGCCGGACTCACTGCAAAGACCGTCTCAAATCTCCGTCGAACACTTGATAAATAG
- a CDS encoding outer membrane protein transport protein, whose amino-acid sequence MTHSSYLGRGIVLVTLLSCLMKSTGAEAQALRFQPQGARAAGQGNAFAAQADDPSAIHFNPAGLAQVEGIQSLFGSTAVGGSVEYQSPSGVDSRGDFNGSVNWPPPSHFYLSANLSPIRLPILSSVTVGIGLTSPFGSNTSYPVDGPLNTAVTSAALPLIDIKPTIAYRVTKNLSVGVGADIYTFASFLGEGHVEQKQVSSGALGIPAGASIELNGNGTGAGVKASLLYTPVRNEAGRPLVSVGFVYRSQAVVPLNGSLLVNGAKIADASTDLVLPQIFTGAVAVWPVRTSEREWKVELDIEYVGWSSNKNLDVRLSNGATIPQPQEWKDVPVIALGTEYRWLNPAWLPYWEIAVRSGYTYTDDPVPDRTFSPATISLPAHTLSLGTGFLCKGAGRFLGIIPCSGGSALWPKGIGLDLAYQEWFYESRTIVDNLNPTVNGTYHAFVHLGTFSVRTLF is encoded by the coding sequence GTGACGCATTCATCGTATCTCGGCAGAGGTATCGTCCTAGTCACTCTCTTGTCTTGTCTCATGAAGTCGACGGGTGCTGAAGCTCAGGCGCTTCGCTTTCAGCCTCAAGGGGCACGCGCCGCAGGACAGGGGAATGCCTTTGCGGCCCAGGCCGATGATCCATCAGCTATCCACTTCAACCCCGCCGGTTTGGCCCAAGTAGAAGGCATTCAAAGCCTGTTCGGCTCCACTGCGGTCGGTGGCTCTGTCGAATACCAGAGCCCCTCTGGCGTTGACAGTCGCGGTGATTTCAACGGCAGCGTGAACTGGCCCCCTCCCAGCCACTTTTATTTAAGCGCCAACCTCTCCCCTATCAGGTTGCCCATTCTTTCCTCCGTGACCGTCGGGATTGGGTTAACTTCTCCGTTCGGCTCAAATACGAGCTACCCGGTCGATGGTCCCCTCAACACGGCTGTGACCTCGGCTGCGCTGCCGCTGATCGATATCAAGCCAACCATCGCTTACAGGGTAACCAAGAATCTGTCGGTAGGTGTGGGCGCCGATATTTACACGTTTGCGAGTTTTTTGGGCGAAGGACATGTGGAGCAGAAACAGGTGAGCTCCGGAGCCTTGGGAATCCCAGCCGGAGCGTCTATCGAACTGAACGGGAACGGGACGGGCGCTGGCGTAAAAGCCAGCCTGCTCTATACGCCTGTGAGAAACGAGGCCGGTCGACCGCTCGTCTCCGTCGGATTCGTCTACCGCTCTCAGGCGGTGGTGCCCTTGAATGGATCTCTGTTGGTCAACGGAGCCAAGATCGCCGATGCCTCAACCGATCTTGTGCTCCCACAAATATTTACTGGAGCTGTGGCTGTTTGGCCGGTGCGTACGAGCGAACGAGAGTGGAAGGTGGAGCTTGATATCGAGTATGTGGGCTGGAGTTCAAATAAGAATCTTGATGTCCGCCTGTCGAACGGAGCAACGATTCCACAGCCTCAGGAGTGGAAGGATGTGCCGGTCATCGCACTGGGAACCGAGTACCGATGGCTGAATCCTGCCTGGCTGCCTTACTGGGAGATAGCCGTTCGGTCCGGTTATACGTACACGGATGATCCCGTTCCCGATCGGACCTTCAGTCCTGCCACCATTTCCCTGCCGGCTCATACCCTGTCTCTTGGCACCGGCTTTCTGTGCAAGGGCGCAGGGCGATTTCTGGGGATAATTCCCTGCAGCGGAGGATCAGCTCTTTGGCCGAAGGGCATCGGACTGGACCTAGCCTATCAGGAGTGGTTCTACGAATCACGCACGATTGTTGACAATCTGAATCCGACCGTCAACGGGACGTACCATGCGTTCGTGCATTTGGGAACCTTCAGTGTGCGCACTCTATTCTAG
- a CDS encoding LuxR C-terminal-related transcriptional regulator has product MSHTPTRLPFPHKTFDTLSKAECRDFMEILHFVMQVETPDDLRDVLIRSQNYFSFTRALGGLVRLGPNRTFAGFSNVVNASYPDDWLYMYWKNGFADVDPVFKAALTSPGTQHWQEIYQNMSSEKEQEFIVTARRFGLNDGITTGSVDQACGVATFCSFASEQSLDAKRVMPVVEYLGYYIHMALLRTAPKSAPATNRCVKELSSREVTILNWMKNGKTNWEIGKILGVSERTVRFHIESIFSKLEVTSRSQAVATAIEHGLPALHGLPTASQA; this is encoded by the coding sequence ATGTCTCATACACCAACGAGACTACCCTTCCCGCACAAGACGTTTGATACGCTCTCCAAGGCTGAGTGCCGGGACTTCATGGAGATTCTTCATTTCGTGATGCAGGTTGAGACTCCTGATGACTTGCGGGACGTGCTTATTCGATCCCAGAATTATTTCTCCTTTACAAGGGCCCTTGGGGGACTCGTTCGTCTTGGACCAAATCGAACATTTGCCGGTTTCAGTAATGTCGTCAACGCCAGTTATCCGGATGACTGGCTCTACATGTACTGGAAAAATGGGTTTGCCGACGTCGACCCGGTGTTCAAGGCAGCCTTAACATCACCAGGTACGCAACATTGGCAAGAGATCTATCAGAACATGTCCTCCGAAAAAGAGCAGGAGTTTATCGTCACCGCGCGTCGATTCGGTCTGAATGACGGCATCACCACAGGCTCCGTCGATCAGGCCTGTGGAGTCGCTACCTTCTGTTCGTTTGCCAGCGAGCAGTCGCTTGATGCGAAACGAGTGATGCCAGTTGTCGAATACCTCGGATATTACATACATATGGCTCTGCTCAGAACCGCGCCGAAATCGGCGCCGGCAACGAATCGATGCGTCAAAGAGCTTTCTTCTCGAGAAGTCACGATTCTCAATTGGATGAAGAACGGAAAGACCAATTGGGAGATCGGCAAGATCCTCGGAGTCAGTGAACGAACCGTACGATTCCACATCGAGAGCATCTTTTCCAAGCTAGAGGTGACCTCCCGCTCTCAGGCCGTTGCGACCGCCATCGAACACGGCCTACCCGCCCTTCATGGGTTGCCAACCGCCAGCCAGGCATAA
- a CDS encoding GNAT family N-acetyltransferase produces MQATAIGEERGIAFCEGEFFVKTLETKEEMTQAYQLRHRVFAERLKWVPEQPDRLEADVYDTWSTSIGVFADETRLLGLVRMTHAPVPFMLESEFSACLVGSHRVRKETDTAEITRLAVDPAIADRGLSARLMKTIFKGMYQWCLLHDVRYTYMVVEHRLLRVVQRMGWPCRAIGEPVALPPAEVLSIGGLLDLDEFRLQASACRPSMLDWLTTTNPVPSPAHLSSLRNGQESDMGEYAELAEDRLLVRAA; encoded by the coding sequence ATGCAAGCCACGGCAATCGGAGAGGAAAGAGGAATTGCGTTCTGCGAAGGAGAGTTTTTCGTCAAGACGCTCGAAACAAAGGAGGAGATGACCCAGGCCTATCAGTTGCGGCATCGCGTATTCGCTGAACGGCTGAAGTGGGTACCTGAACAGCCAGACCGACTCGAAGCCGATGTGTACGATACGTGGAGTACTTCAATCGGAGTATTTGCAGACGAAACCAGATTGCTGGGATTGGTCCGCATGACCCATGCACCTGTCCCGTTCATGTTGGAGAGTGAATTCAGCGCCTGTCTTGTGGGTAGCCACCGTGTTCGGAAGGAAACTGATACGGCGGAAATTACCCGACTGGCCGTTGATCCAGCGATCGCGGATCGTGGCCTTTCGGCAAGGTTGATGAAAACAATCTTCAAGGGCATGTATCAATGGTGCCTGCTTCATGATGTCCGCTACACCTATATGGTGGTGGAACACAGGCTCTTGCGGGTGGTCCAGCGCATGGGATGGCCATGCCGGGCCATAGGGGAACCGGTAGCATTACCACCGGCCGAGGTTCTTTCTATCGGAGGGTTACTCGATCTGGACGAATTTCGCTTGCAAGCTTCAGCGTGTCGTCCCAGCATGCTCGATTGGCTCACAACAACGAATCCGGTCCCCAGCCCGGCACACCTATCGTCCCTAAGAAACGGCCAGGAAAGCGATATGGGAGAATATGCGGAATTGGCAGAAGATCGGCTTCTGGTACGCGCCGCCTAG
- a CDS encoding ATP-binding protein, which produces MREGRTRFQLLHGKLRSSSAGSAAPSVRSSEASLDLHQLKPCAGELTTAIQATESRLNTLLEDRTRIGRDLHDCVLQSLYAIGLNIGADQRARRNQAAEATEADDQVILQLNQLIHEVRGMIRELESGSVQAFDLSSELVALCATYEQTGRLHIQLDLQRSAIDVLTNEEEREILNIVREALSNSVRHAHATEIVVSLRMRGARIRVSILDDGIGFSTADGQPRGYGLANMEARAKRLGGTLKLQSRAGEGTQVIAEFSLEPLLVSV; this is translated from the coding sequence ATGAGAGAAGGTAGGACACGATTTCAATTGTTGCACGGTAAACTTCGATCGAGCTCGGCAGGTTCAGCTGCCCCGTCGGTCCGATCGTCGGAAGCATCGCTGGACCTGCACCAGTTAAAGCCTTGTGCAGGCGAGTTGACGACCGCGATACAAGCGACTGAAAGCCGCTTGAACACGCTCCTGGAAGATCGCACCCGTATCGGGCGAGATCTCCATGACTGCGTGCTGCAGTCGTTGTATGCCATCGGCTTGAACATTGGAGCGGATCAGCGGGCCCGGAGAAATCAAGCGGCGGAAGCAACAGAGGCCGACGACCAGGTAATCCTGCAGCTCAATCAACTGATTCATGAGGTCCGTGGGATGATTCGAGAGTTGGAATCGGGAAGTGTCCAGGCGTTTGACTTGTCGTCAGAGCTCGTCGCTTTGTGCGCGACCTATGAGCAAACAGGACGACTACACATACAGCTGGATCTCCAACGCAGCGCTATTGATGTTCTCACGAATGAGGAAGAGCGAGAGATTCTGAATATCGTGCGGGAAGCCCTCAGTAACAGCGTCCGCCATGCCCACGCGACCGAGATCGTCGTCTCGCTTCGCATGCGAGGAGCCAGAATTCGGGTGAGTATCCTTGACGACGGCATTGGATTTTCGACGGCGGATGGACAGCCACGAGGATATGGGCTGGCCAATATGGAGGCTCGAGCGAAACGACTCGGTGGGACGTTGAAGCTCCAGTCCAGGGCCGGAGAGGGTACGCAAGTCATCGCAGAGTTTTCTTTGGAACCCCTTCTAGTGTCCGTATGA
- a CDS encoding response regulator transcription factor → MKQSQTSIVLIDDHEMVRRGLRALLHLEPDMAIVGEAATVAAGVALVERLTPHMVLLDVKLPDASVTEACRRLLAVVPKLRILVLTSYAEDSTVMAAVQNGAHGYVLKDVRMDDLIRAIRTVAGGHGYLDPRVTQQALHWIRTSSHLGEASNGTSRLSPQERLILPLLAEGKTNKEIAVHLRLSDKTVKNYLANIFDKLHVKRRTEAVAWFMKEAHVPGAARGQTF, encoded by the coding sequence ATGAAACAGTCACAGACCAGCATCGTTCTCATTGACGACCATGAGATGGTCCGTAGAGGGCTACGGGCCCTGCTTCATCTCGAACCGGATATGGCGATCGTCGGAGAAGCCGCAACCGTGGCGGCAGGTGTGGCGCTCGTTGAACGTCTGACCCCCCACATGGTGCTACTCGACGTGAAGCTTCCTGACGCTTCGGTTACCGAGGCCTGCCGACGGCTTCTGGCCGTTGTACCCAAACTTCGGATTCTCGTCCTCACCAGTTACGCTGAAGATTCCACAGTGATGGCAGCAGTCCAGAATGGTGCCCACGGATACGTCCTCAAGGATGTCCGAATGGATGACCTGATTCGTGCCATTCGTACCGTCGCGGGCGGCCATGGTTATCTCGACCCGCGAGTCACCCAGCAGGCTCTGCACTGGATTCGGACCAGTTCACACCTTGGAGAGGCCTCCAATGGGACTTCCCGACTGTCTCCACAAGAGCGCTTGATCCTGCCCCTTCTGGCTGAAGGAAAAACAAATAAGGAGATCGCCGTCCATCTTCGCTTGAGCGACAAAACCGTGAAAAACTACCTGGCCAATATCTTTGATAAACTTCATGTTAAGCGCCGTACGGAAGCCGTCGCCTGGTTCATGAAAGAGGCCCATGTGCCAGGTGCTGCGCGAGGTCAAACCTTTTAG